GTCGAATTCAGGGTCTGCGAGTAGCGGTTCGGGCTTGGCGTGGTCCTCTGCGGCGCCGGACTCCTTGGTGTGGGTGGCCTGCTGCAAATAGCTGAGGAGCGGGTTGCTGTTGTCCTTTGGCGGCGTGGTTTCGGTGGGCATGGGCTCACTCATCTTTCTCACTCCTGATCGCCCAGAACTGCAACTCCAGCTCGGGGAATTCGCCGGCGATATGGAAGCCAAACCCACTGCCGCTGCTCAGGCTTGCCCAGGCAGGGTGATGGCGGTCGAGTTCGAAGTAGCTGAAGCCGGCATGGAACGGCAGGTGCCGTGGCGCCACCGGCAGCGGCAGCAGCGGGATGCCCGGTAGTTGCAGGCTGACCAGCTGCTCCAGGCCCTCGGCGGAGCTGATCTTGATCTGCTTGGGCAGTTGCTGGCGCAGGGTCTCGGCGGGCAGTTCGGCCCGCACCGCGAGGATGAACTCGGCGTTGTCCAGCAGGCGCTTGTCGTTCAAGGCCGCAGTGCGTACGCCGTATTGCTGCACAACAATCGGCAGCGACACCGCACGCGGTTGCAGCACGGTGCCCAAGGCTCGGCGCAGGGTGTGTTCCAACAGCTGGAAGGATTCGCGCAGGTTGTCGTGCTGGTAGGCCGGGTACTCCTGGGGCAGGTGGCCTTCATCGGTGAAGGTCACCAGTTCGCCGCAAGCCTGGGCCAGTGCGATGTACAGCCGTTCCGGGTGAACCTGGCGTTGGCGGGCCAAGTGTTGAAATAACGGGAACAAGCGGTTGAGGGTTTGCAGCAGGTTGAAGTCGGTGACGTCGGCCACGCCTGACTGCCCCGGCGAGCCAATACGCTGGGCCAGGTTCTGGGCGCGTGCGCGCATCAGCCCGGCCACTTCGCCCAGATAGCGGTGCAGCGCCGGCACCGCTTGCAAGGACAGGCTAGTGGGGTAGAAGTGCTCGTCCATCACCAGGCTGCCGTCCGGGCGTTTGTCTTTGATTCTGCCGATGGCGATGCCGGTGAAGGCACTGCGGTCGCTGCGTTCGAGCATCAGTTGCAGGTTGGGCACGGCCAGGTCCATGCCCACCTGATCGCCGTCATCGCTGTGGGTATCGCGGATTTCTTCGCGGTGGGCGATGTAGCGGCTGTTGCCGTAGCGGTCGGGCCAGCGCACTTCGAGGGCGCCGTTGGAGCGCAGCGGCAGAGCCAGGTAGACGATCTGGTTCACTGCGCTGCTGTCGGCAATCTCCAGCGGCGCGGGTGGCGCCAGGTCGCGTGGGATATCGAACACACTGCCATCGGGCATGATCCCGCGCGCCTGGGTGATGGCGACCTTGCCGAAGCTCAGATATTCGCTGTTCAACTCAAGCTCGCTGAAGCCGTAAAGGGCGTCGTTAAGGCCCTGCATACGTTGATGCACCGCAGCTTCGGCAGCACGGGCCTGTTGCTGGAAGTGTTGGGGTTTGACGAACAAACCTTCATGCCAGATGACGGGGTTACGTGAACTCATCGGTAATTACTCTGCACAAAAACGGCTGAAAATGACGTCATCGGGTTTCCCCTTTAAGGCTGACTTGCTCGGCGTCCAACTGCACCAGCACGGCGTATTGCCGGCCCTTGGGCTCGACGCGCAGTCGCTGTTTCCACTGGCCGACTTCGTCGTTGTGGTAGTTGGCGATCACGGCGATAAAGCGAGCGTCCTCATCCAGGGGGCGCAGGTCGATGAACTTGAATTGGCCTGGGTTGAGCAGGTAGTCGTCGGCGCGGATGTAGGTGCTGCCCAAGGTTTTTTTCAGGTCCTCAGCCAGGGCTTGAGGGCTGGCGTTGACCAGCAGCGAGTCGTCGGTCAGTTGCAGGACCTTGAAGGCAATCGGCGTGGCGATCTGCTGGAGTGCCGGGTTGCCCAGTGGGGTGGTCAGGCTGATCCCCTGATCGTCGTAATCGCCCAGCAGTACGCCTTCGAGGGGCGACATGGGCACTGTGGGCGCTGGCTCAAAACCCAACAAAGACTGAGCTGGAACGGTTTCGTACAGGTGATTGAGCAGGGTCTGCACTTTGTCCGTCAGTGCCTGTGGGCTGGCGGCCTGAACGTTCAAGTTGTAGGGCAAGGGGCTCGGCTTTTCGTCGGACGTGGGGGCGGTGCCGGTGCTGATCAGCCGCTGATTGACGTCGTCGCTGGCGTGCAGGCTCAGGGAGTAACGGCTGGGCTGATCGTCGGGGCCGCCTACCGGGATTGAGGGCGTCCAGATCACCTGGCCGATTTTGCCGAGCATGGTGCAGCCGCCGAGAGCCAGGCAGGCGAGCAACAAGGTGCCCAGGCGCAGGTTACTGAGCAGGTTGGCGGGCTTCTTGGAGGCAGGTGCGCTACTGTCAGGCAGTGGCTTTGGCGGCTCTTGCGTCTTCATCGCTTGCAGCGGATCACCTTGTTCTGCCAAGTCCACGGGCTGGCAAAGTCGCTCGAATTCCGCGCACGTGGAAGGTCGAGGGTCGGGCAGAGGCAGTCCCGGCGAGTCGTC
The genomic region above belongs to Pseudomonas azotoformans and contains:
- the tssJ gene encoding type VI secretion system lipoprotein TssJ, with the protein product MKLTLVINNPAQLLHGYLPLHRFGPQGGSIGSAAADWRLEDRHNSVQPNHCEIRVMEGRFCVIDRSGSTYANGHDLPLGRHVAISLNDGDRLQIGAYQVAVQLGEHAPGQRSLDELFTGEPDGMQAWYLDDSPGLPLPDPRPSTCAEFERLCQPVDLAEQGDPLQAMKTQEPPKPLPDSSAPASKKPANLLSNLRLGTLLLACLALGGCTMLGKIGQVIWTPSIPVGGPDDQPSRYSLSLHASDDVNQRLISTGTAPTSDEKPSPLPYNLNVQAASPQALTDKVQTLLNHLYETVPAQSLLGFEPAPTVPMSPLEGVLLGDYDDQGISLTTPLGNPALQQIATPIAFKVLQLTDDSLLVNASPQALAEDLKKTLGSTYIRADDYLLNPGQFKFIDLRPLDEDARFIAVIANYHNDEVGQWKQRLRVEPKGRQYAVLVQLDAEQVSLKGETR
- the tssK gene encoding type VI secretion system baseplate subunit TssK, encoding MSSRNPVIWHEGLFVKPQHFQQQARAAEAAVHQRMQGLNDALYGFSELELNSEYLSFGKVAITQARGIMPDGSVFDIPRDLAPPAPLEIADSSAVNQIVYLALPLRSNGALEVRWPDRYGNSRYIAHREEIRDTHSDDGDQVGMDLAVPNLQLMLERSDRSAFTGIAIGRIKDKRPDGSLVMDEHFYPTSLSLQAVPALHRYLGEVAGLMRARAQNLAQRIGSPGQSGVADVTDFNLLQTLNRLFPLFQHLARQRQVHPERLYIALAQACGELVTFTDEGHLPQEYPAYQHDNLRESFQLLEHTLRRALGTVLQPRAVSLPIVVQQYGVRTAALNDKRLLDNAEFILAVRAELPAETLRQQLPKQIKISSAEGLEQLVSLQLPGIPLLPLPVAPRHLPFHAGFSYFELDRHHPAWASLSSGSGFGFHIAGEFPELELQFWAIRSEKDE